The Drosophila innubila isolate TH190305 chromosome 3R unlocalized genomic scaffold, UK_Dinn_1.0 2_E_3R, whole genome shotgun sequence genome has a segment encoding these proteins:
- the LOC117792686 gene encoding putative transcription factor capicua isoform X3: protein MLSAANATAAATATHTAAVAAGETYVITNKHHHQQQQHAQQQQQQQHFVVAANTMVIPATAAAVAGIPTATTTTTTTAAAAAGVETAQPQQQQQQQQHVLFQPQLQLQTAATPQQQQQQPSQPRQHPKKRKFDPAELDKAEQQQQQHQHQHQQPQQQQQQQHQPQQQQQHTLHKQQKPADTNGNSDAMSNGNVAAVQQHALALRSMIVGSPATINCAGAGAGASNSNSSDIRQQQLQRIIITSPLQHATSANSKQHVASNNSSHAAINHHSRTHTPVYYQQQQQQQQPRFSFISHNNQQHVQEQQQQQQQQPQQQQQQQQQQQHEPVALLDLSEWTNTRVLAKVGKFYAPGIIRQVHEATTAATPTVTANTPHSILVEFDAAEFGQQLYQDVLQLGRYNVILDASPPMADITLEARVCVRQRVEGRNVGCVYVEGILMDINQGTKQYTVQLANDDVPNTKVVRRADLRLLLPPWWDELNELTPTAAKRKPEPSTAGAAGAAGAAGVYPKAFVATGYDGKLPTSTSSGAQQQQQQQQKHEYYRAAATSPFQGGVVPPPPLLAHVEQQQQQQQTNGLPDIVISPGSNGQQQHHHLKMHVPSPAQQQQQQQQQQPRSYDDYDSDDELKRVGIGYSPAAGDVDAEKMSACSKRSSMQSRGSTSSLLDQRLTPRSHPATPRSQATTPHRFKKGDIVESESGVRKKYNGKQWRRLCTLCMKESQRRGFCSRHLNQKGNNALPSSTGPGRFLSDSRSSSKTQNDEDTSRDSETSPNYRVTGRYDQEEADVAAMLVSLSSSRSATPSYTSPVNHAGASPLNAINAHSPVNVSNNRQNFFTPIANQSQQQQQQQQQQPQQQHVNTVAAVPLDSKWKTTPSPVLYNTNSNNNNNNSNSSSSNNNNGWESSQTVQQQQQHHQQPPPPPQTTAVSLVMHAPPPQQQQQLQQQQPPAAHLNALPAPPSGHATSVIRISSSQQQQQQQQLQQPAPTQQQQHQQQQHVVVSTAGLQSFHPVIVNATQLSQIQNSLPVSVAQQQQQQQQQQQLPPTSVSFHPHPPTTPTSVAVAQDKALPKNGYNAASYAWHKLLPQMPAMTKAPPATAVTTTTTNSNYSLAMMQHQHQQHQQHQQHHQHQQQQQLSPQQTPQLPATTAAQQQPSLNHNNNHLIVPAPLSSPGKPLNCSMNDAKAAAAAAAAAAAAAAATSTATSTADEPDEPEEQLDDDVFEPTTPTVASTSNGKKATTAAMRLPTYNSNIRKLDECHDASDGVAGVPTTSAAKRRSQSLSALQQQQQQQQQQQQQQQQQQQQSTAKAADKKVRRPMNAFMIFSKKHRKMVHKKHPNQDNRTVSKILGEWWYALKPEQKAQYHDLAKSVKDAHFQLHPDWKWCSKDRRKSSTSGKGGAAAAANATGDGKQRLVSVDGSDSLEDDMCPSTPGGSGSGGAQAVELQGDIIPLTIDNYNIACDETPTTIAGQAQGNCKAKQPKNELQSDEDEHMLVVEDEQPPNKLDLQCRERVNDLEMDESPYDYRKQQQETDQRPQEDHASACNGQAMSAPASGSEREITLKPKAIKAHPGLESTMLPYPQMPMYTHYTSPKNPIGVTPFQPTGGAFKSMPISPKGSSSSSGCKSDEQQLQAHIKQEDIKQEPPSPYKLNGNSVAAVSLNAGPPTGGVISAPPPTSAVGAIFNFNVPTATALSQKQYHYPMHHALCSPTDVRAHQACVPNSPAAVSLGHAASIATPPASAPAQILGPAGPTPPQKMFFAMGHPYPLLPRSHQQSTSSLEHLQLEAFAPSYLFKKHNGGLGVQGAPPLPQVSGQTTMLLHGYAPSSQHSQDQQPASSPSYKSMPSTPKSASYHLSAPPDSAGKRSCDAIAAEDTDVDVDVDADGHPFVLAPTPAQLGRAPLQRRKNLSQSKSDNNVNASGGYGVNNGQHIGRKLHSPTMMDVATSSPIIGHVNSSSLSSALPTPTSSTTTPNSDEQLPLTPTAISNMGNMGNNSSGQSKSPLRNVPASAPAVVAHKKKSDEVNNVLKQVDFEKKYKALPQFKPEDCQSPSAIAVPSSPRVYGTNYRKKNAVPPPVQKLMGEDDSIDEPASAPPTTTQRFFGADFNNDLRELETGDQTGRSPRTPKTPLQSARSDASEKGHRKVLETRRNLVMQLFNEHGMFPTAQATIAFQTKHIDVFPRKQDLQLKIREVRQKALGHPAYTPHSAGPNTPSDSNSSSATLSANLNAASSDVFPYYYTAGMHQQHQQQQQQQFAEQQQQHQQQQQQQQHFATDESSKQNKR, encoded by the exons atgcTTAGCGCTGccaatgcaacagcagcagcaacagcaacacacactGCAGCAGTTGCCGCTGGCGAAACTTATGTGATAACAAATAAACACcaccatcaacaacagcaacacgcgcagcaacaacaacaacagcaacattttgttgttgccgccaaCACAATGGTTataccagcaacagcagcagcagtcgccGGTataccaacagcaacaacaacaacaacaaccacagcagcagcggcagcaggaGTTGAGACAGCACAgccccaacagcaacagcagcagcagcaacatgtgtTGTTTCAGCCACAATTACAGttacaaacagcagcaacacctcagcaacagcagcaacagccgtCGCAGCCGCGACAGCATCCCAAGAAGCGCAAATTTGATCCAGCTGAGCTGGACAAAGccgagcaacagcaacagcaacatcagcatcaacaccagcagccacaacaacagcagcaacaacaacatcagccgcagcagcaacaacagcatacGTTGCATAAGCAACAGAAACCCGCCGATACAAATGGCAACAGCGATGCGATGTCCAATGGCAATGTTGCTGCCGTGCAGCAACATGCATTGGCGTTGCGCAGCATGATTGTCGGCTCgccagcaacaataaattgtGCAGGTGCAGGTGCAggcgccagcaacagcaacagcagcgatatcaggcagcagcaactgcaacgtATTATAATCACATCGCCACTGCAACATGCGACAAGTGCAAATAGCAAGCAGCATGTtgcaagcaacaacagtagTCATGCAGCAATCAATCATCATTCGCGTACACACACTCCCGTCTactatcaacaacaacaacagcagcaacaaccacgtTTTAGCTTTATATCACACAACAATCAGCAACATGTacaggaacaacagcaacaacagcagcagcagccgcaacaacaacaacagcagcagcagcaacaacaacacgagcCTGTTGCTTTACTCGATCTCAGCGAATGGACAAATACGCGTGTCCTGGCCAAAGTTGGTAAATTTTATGCACCCGGCATCATACGACAAGTGCATGAGGCAACCACagcggccacgcccacagttACAGCCAATACGCCCCACTCAATACTCGTGGAATTCGATGCCGCCGAATTTGGCCAACAGCTGTATCAGGATGTATTGCAGCTGGGACGCTACAATGTGATACTCGATGCCAGTCCGCCCATGGCTGAT ATCACGCTGGAGGCGCGCGTTTGTGTGCGTCAACGTGTGGAGGGTCGCAACGTGGGATGCGTCTATGTGGAGGGCATCCTGATGGACATCAATCAGGGCACCAAGCAATATACCGTGCAATTGGCCAATGACGACGTT CCCAATACGAAGGTTGTACGTCGCGCCGATTTGCGTCTCCTGTTGCCGCCCTGGTGGGACGAGCTCAATGAGCTGACGCCTACGGCCGCCAAGCGAAAGCCGGAACCGTCAACCGCTGGTGCAGCTGGTGCAGCTGGTGCAGCTGGTGTTTATCCCAAGGCGTTTGTGGCCACGGGCTACGATGGCAAGCTGCCCACGAGCACATCTTCGGgtgcacagcaacagcagcagcagcagcaaaaacatgAGTATTATCGTGCGGCTGCCACATCGCCATTCCAGGGCGGCGTGGTGCCACCGCCGCCACTGTTGGCCCAtgtggagcagcagcaacaacaacagcagaccAATGGTCTGCCTGATATTGTGATCTCGCCTGGTAGCAatggacagcagcaacatcatcatctgAAAATGCACGTGCCATCgccagcgcagcagcagcagcaacaacaacaacagcagccgagAAGCTACGACGACTACGACTCGGATGATGAGCTGAAACGGGTCGGAATCGGTTACTCACCGGCCGCTGGCGATGTGGATGCCGAGAAGATGAGCGCCTGCAGCAAACGCAGCAGCATGCAGAGTCGCGGCAGCACATCCAGCTTACTCGATCAGAGGCTGACACCACGATCTCATCCGGCAACTCCAAG ATCTCAGGCAACGACGCCGCATCGCTTCAAGAAGGGCGACATTGTGGAATCGGAGTCCGGAGTGCGCAAGAAGTACAATGGAAAGCAATGGCGACGTCTCTGCACGCTGTGCATGAAAGAATCTCAGCGGCGCGGCTTTTGTTCCAGGCATTTGAATCAGAAGGGCAACAATGCGCTGCCCTCATCAACGGGGCCAGGTCGTTTTCTCAG TGATAGCCGATCGAGCAGCAAGACGCAAAACGATGAGGACACGTCACGCGACTCGGAAACATCGCCCAACTATCGTGTCACGGGTCGCTATGATCAGGAGGAGGCCGATGTGGCCGCCATGTTAG TGTCACTGAGCAGTTCACGCTCTGCAACGCCATCGTATACATCACCCGTGAATCATGCCGGCGCCTCGCCGCTCAACGCCATCAACGCTCACTCTCCGGTCAATGTGTCCAACAACAGGCAAAACTTTTTTACGCCCATTGCAAAtcagtcgcagcagcagcagcagcaacaacaacaacaacctcagcagcaacatgtgAACACTGTTGCTGCCGTGCCGCTGGACAGCAAATGGAAGACAACACCCAGTCCGGTGTTGTACAAcacaaatagcaacaacaacaacaacaatagtaacagcagcagcagcaacaacaacaatggctgGGAGAGCAGTCAAAcagtgcagcagcaacagcaacatcatcaacagccgccgccaccgccacaAACAACGGCTGTATCTTTGGTGATGCatgcaccaccaccacaacagcaacaacaactgcaacaacaacaaccacctgCCGCTCATCTCAATGCGCTGCCAGCGCCACCTAGCGGCCATGCGACCAGCGTAATACGCATCTCAAgcagccaacagcagcagcaacaacaacaattgcaacaaccaGCGCCaactcaacagcagcaacaccaacaacagcagcatgtTGTGGTATCCACTGCTGGTCTTCAGAGCTTTCATCCCGTCATTGTGAATGCCACGCAGTTGTCGCAGATTCAGAATTCATTGCCCGTTTCCGTtgcccaacagcaacaacaacaacagcagcaacaacaactgccgcCCACTTCGGTTTCGTTTCATCCACATCCGCCAACCACGCCCACATCCGTTGCCGTGGCACAGGACAAGGCGTTGCCAAAAAACG GCTACAATGCGGCTAGCTATGCGTGGCACAAGCTACTGCCGCAAATGCCGGCCATGACCAAAGCACCGCCAGCAACAGCggtgacaacgacaacaacgaacaGCAATTACAGCCTGGCAATGATGCAGCaccaacatcagcaacatcagcagcatcagcaacaccaccagcaccagcagcaacaacagctgtcgCCGCAACAAACGCCACAATTGCcggcaacaacggcagcacaacagcaaccgtcgctcaatcacaacaacaatcatttGATTGTGCCCGCACCGCTTTCATCGCCGGGGAAGCCCCTCAACTGTTCGATGAATGACGCtaaggcagcggcagcagcagcggcggcggcagcagcagcagcagcagcaacttcaaCTGCAACCAGCACTGCGGATGAGCCAGATGAGCCTGAGGAGCAGCTGGACGATGATGTGTTTGAGCCCACAACGCCCACTGTGGCATCCACATCGAATGGCAAGAAGGCAACGACGGCAGCAATGCGCTTGCCCacctacaacagcaacatacgCAAGCTGGATGAATGTCACGATGCCAGCGATGGTGTGGCAGGTGTGCCAACAACCTCGGCAGCCAAGCGACGCAGTCAATCGCTTAGTGCactccaacagcagcagcagcaacaacagcagcagcagcaacaacaacagcaacagcaacaacagtcgaCTGCAAAGGCAGCTGATAAGAAGGTGCGACGTCCGATGAACGCTTTCATGATCTTCTCGAAGAAGCATCGCAAGATGGTGCACAAGAAGCATCCAAATCAGGACAATCGTACGGTCAGCAAGATTCTTGGCGAATGGTGGTACGCCCTGAAGCCGGAGCAGAAGGCGCAGTATCATGATCTGGCCAAATCTGTGAAGGATGCACACTTTCAGCTGCATCCGGATTGGAAATGGTGCTCCAAGGATCGTCGCAAGTCCTCCACATCGGGCAAAGGCGGCGCTGCGGCCGCTGCCAATGCCACAGGTGATGGCAAGCAGCGTCTGGTCTCTGTTGATGGCTCCGATTCGCTGGAGGATGACATGTGCCCATCAACACccggtggcagtggcagcggtGGCGCCCAAGCCGTGGAACTGCAGGGCGACATCATTCCACTGACCATTGACAATTATAACATTGCCTGCGATGAGACGCCCACAACCATTGCTGGCCAGGCACAGGGCAACTGCAAAGCCAAGCAGCCAAAGAATGAGCTGCAGTCCGATGAGGATGAGCATATGTTGGTGGTGGAAGATGAGCAGCCGCCGAATAAACTGGATCTGCAATGTCGTGAGCGTGTCAACGACTTGGAGATGGATGAATCGCCCTACGATTATCGCAAGCAACAGCAGGAAACGGATCAA CGTCCGCAGGAGGATCATGCAAGTGCCTGCAATGGACAGGCGATGTCGGCTCCAGCGTCTGGAAGTGAGCGTGAGATAACGCTGAAACCGAAGGCCATTAAAGCTCATCCGGGGCTGGAGAGCACCATGCTGCCGTATCCACAGATGCCCATGTATACGCACTACACTAGTCCCAAGAATCCAATCGGTGTAACACCATTCCAACCCACAG GCGGCGCCTTCAAGTCGATGCCCATCAGTCCCAAAGGCAGCAGCAGTTCCTCCGGTTGCAAATCGGATGAACAACAGCTGCAGGCACACATCAAACAGGAGGACATCAAACAGGAGCCACCATCGCCCTATAAGCTCAATGGCAacagtgttgctgctgtcagtCTCAACGCTGGCCCGCCCACCGGTGGAGTGATCAGTGCCCCACCGCCCACCAGTGCCGTTGGTGCCATCTTCAATTTCAATGTGCCAACTGCAACGGCTCTCAGCCAGAAGCAATATCACTATCCCATGCATCATGCTCTATGCAGTCCCACAGATGTCAGAG CTCACCAGGCCTGTGTGCCCAACTCCCCGGCGGCAGTCAGTCTGGGGCATGCGGCCAGCATTGCCACACCGCCCGCATCGGCGCCGGCGCAAATTTTGGGTCCAGCGGGTCCAACACCTCCTCAGAAAATGTTCTTTGCCATGGGTCATCCC TATCCACTGCTGCCGCGTTCTCATCAGCAGAGCACTTCCAGCCTGGAGCACCTGCAGCTGGAGGCTTTTGCACCTAGCTACCTCTTCAAGAAGCACAACGGTGGTCTCGGAGTGCAAGGGGCACCTCCTCTGCCGCAGGTTAGCGGACAGACGACCATGCTGTTGCATGGTTATGCGCCCAGCAGCCAACACAGCCAGGATCAGCAGCCGGCAAGCTCGCCATCGTACAAGTCAATGCCCTCCACACCCAAGTCGGCGTCTTATCATCTGAGTGCACCGCCCGATTCGGCGGGTAAACGCAGCTGCGATGCCATCGCTGCCGAGGATACCGATgttgatgtggatgtggatgccgATGGTCATCCGTTTGTCCTGGCGCCGACGCCGGCACAACTGGGACGTGCACCGCTGCAGCGTCGCAAgaatctat CTCAAAGTAAATCGGACAACAATGTGAACGCCAGTGGCGGATATGGAGTCAACAATGGTCAGCACATTGGACGCAAGCTGCACTCGCCCACGATGATGGATGTGGCCACCTCATCGCCAATTATTGGCCATGTGAATAGTAGCAGCCTCAGCTCGGCACTGCCAACGCCAACCTCATCGACCACCACGCCCAACAGCGATGAGCAACTGCCTCTGACGCCGACAGCCATAAGCAACATGGGCAACATGGGCAACAACTCAAGTGGCCAGTCCAAGTCGCCGCTGAGAAATGTGCCTGCTTCTGCGCCTGCAGTGGTTGCTCACAAGAAGAAGAGCGATGAAGTAAACAA CGTGCTCAAGCAAGTGGACTTTGAGAAGAAGTACAAGGCTCTACCTCAGTTCAAGCCGGAGGATTGCCAATCGCCCAGCGCCATTGCTGTGCCCTCCTCGCCGCGCGTCTATGGCACCAACTATCGCAAAAAGAATGCAGTACCGCCGCCAGTGCAGAAGCTGA TGGGCGAGGATGATTCGATTGATGAGCCCGCTTCGGCGCCGCCGACAACCACACAGCGTTTCTTTGGTGCAGACTTTAACAATGATCTGAGAG AACTTGAGACCGGCGATCAAACGGGACGCTCCCCCCGGACACCCAAAACGCCGTTGCAGAGCGCACGCTCCGATGCCAGCGAGAAGGGACACCGCAAAGTGCTGGAGACACGCCGCAATTTAGTTATGCAACTGTTCAACGAGCATGGCATGTTTCCAACCGCACAGGCCACCATTGCCTTCCAG ACCAAACACATTGATGTCTTTCCACGCAAACAAGATCTGCAGCTGAAGATACGCGAGGTACGCCAGAAGGCGCTTGGACATCCAGCCTATACACCCCATTCGGCCGGTCCTAATACGCCTTCCGACTCCAACTCCTCATCGGCCACTCTGAGCGCCAATCTGAATGCAGCATCGTCAG ATGTTTTTCCATATTACTATACGGCAGGTATGcaccaacaacatcaacagcagcagcaacaacaattcgctgaacaacaacaacaacaccagcagcagcagcaacaacaacaacactttgcCACAGACGAATCATCCAAGCAAAACAAACGATAA